The proteins below are encoded in one region of Brachyspira intermedia PWS/A:
- a CDS encoding MetS family NSS transporter small subunit, whose amino-acid sequence MGLDSAIFMGFSLLAIWGGFAFFLGIALRKM is encoded by the coding sequence ATGGGATTAGATTCTGCTATATTTATGGGATTCAGCTTATTAGCTATTTGGGGAGGATTTGCTTTCTTTTTAGGAATAGCTTTAAGAAAGATGTAA